A region from the Falco peregrinus isolate bFalPer1 chromosome 19, bFalPer1.pri, whole genome shotgun sequence genome encodes:
- the SEMA4A gene encoding LOW QUALITY PROTEIN: semaphorin-4A (The sequence of the model RefSeq protein was modified relative to this genomic sequence to represent the inferred CDS: inserted 2 bases in 1 codon) gives MPTAALRLLCGVVVPAAMLCAEPLPRVAFLGGDPRRSLTHFSQDNVSHYDIFLLHESEEELYVGARDRVLALNISNPGSIRAKASIMWGPTAEKTSECAFKKKSQETECFNFIRVLVAVNQTHLYVCGTYAFSPACTYIRLENFTLVSSGRGQPFLDGKGQCPFDPQHTHTALLVDGELYAGTMNNFQGNEPIISRSLGSRTLLKTDAFLRWLSADAAFVASFSIPGDDKVYFFFEETADEFDFFERLLVPRVARVCKSDVGGDKVLQKKWTTFLKAQLVCSQPGRFPFNVIHHAFALPRHHGGADFYAVFTSQWQAGSAAVCAYSQEALEEVFEGKYKELNKESSRWSVYSGPDMSPRPGSCYMGPSSDKALTFMKDHFLMDGKVSPTQGRPLLVKTDVTYTRIAVDEIRGVSGTTYRVMFLATAEGFLHKAVELPRGPHIVESIQLFGTPEPVKNLLLAPGKGMLYVGYSGGVLQVPLANCSLHRSCAECVLARDPYCAWHSLEGSCQPTRAAQDTSAWLQDVEAGSPATVCHRGRSVAMPRAWGAQEDPPAKRLTPPLNAVVRLPCPHRSALATYRWQQPGXGGRGATALLPDHTLVVIVQRGTAGTYTCQATENGYTWPVAQYHLRDPSTPEEGLPWGGSAPSPQYSYWPQFVTVTVLLAVTLAAAAGLALLGYHDQLKARSKVRGCSAPRSPPGQRREKVPLNGGTPEPPTPGAPTEEEEDDEGSRACCLQLDGDVDADNNRVRVAGRDTV, from the exons atgcccacagctgccctccGCCTGCTCTGTGGTGTGGTGGTGCCGGCTGCCATGCTCTGCGCCGAGCCCCTGCCCCGCGTCGCTTTCCTCGGCG GAGACCCCCGACGGTCCCTGACCCATTTCAGCCAGGACAACGTCTCCCACTACGACATCTTCCTCCTGCACGAGAGCGAGGAGGAGCTGTACGTGGGGGCGCGGGACCGGGTGCTGGCCCTCAACATCAGCAACCCGGGCAGCATCCGTGCCAAAGCCTCG ATAATGTGGGGACCCACGGCTGAGAAAACCTCCGAGTGTGCTTTTAAGAAGAAGAGCCAGGAG ACCGAATGCTTCAACTTCATCAGGGTCCTTGTAGCTGTGAACCAAACCCACCTCTACGTCTGTGGGACCTACGCCTTCAGCCCCGCGTGCACGTACATC CGCCTGGAGAACTTCACGCTGGTGTCCAGTGGCAGGGGACAACCTTTCCTGGATGGGAAGGGCCAGTGCCCCTTCGACCCCCAGCACACCCACACGGCGCTGCTGGTGG ACGGTGAGCTCTACGCTGGCACCATGAACAACTTCCAGGGCAACGAGCCCATCATCTCCCGCTCGCTGGGCAGCCGGACCCTGCTCAAGACGGACGCCTTCCTCCGCTGGCTTTCGG ccgACGCCGCCTTCGTGGCCTCCTTCAGCATCCCTGGAGATGACAAGGTCTACTTCTTCTTCGAGGAGACGGCGGATGAGTTCGATTTCTTCGAGCGGCTCCTGGTGCCGCGGGTGGCCCGTGTCTGCAAG AGTGACGTCGGGGGGGACAAGGTGCTGCAGAAGAAGTGGACCACGTTCCTGAAAGCCCAGCTGGTGTGTTCGCAACCCGGCCGCTTCCCCTTCAACGTCATCCATCACGCCTTCGCCCTGCCCCGCCACCATGGCGGGGCCGACTTCTACGCCGTCTTCACCTCGCAGTG GCaggcgggcagcgccgccgTCTGTGCCTACAGCCAGGAGGCCCTGGAGGAGGTCTTCGAGGGCAAGTACAAGGAGCTGAACAAGGAGAGCTCCCGCTGGAGCGTCTACAGTGGCCCCGACATGagcccccgccccggcagc TGCTACATGGGCCCCTCCTCCGACAAAGCCCTCACCTTCATGAAGGACCATTTCCTCATGGACGGGAAGGTGTCACCCACCCAGGGGCGGCCGCTGCTGGTGAAGACGGACGTCACCTACACGCGCATCGCGGTAGACGAGATCCGTGGCGTCTCAGGGACCACCTACCGCGTCATGTTCCTGGCCACTG CGGAGGGTTTCCTGCACAAAGCGGTGGAGCTGCCCAGGGGTCCCCACATCGTGGAGAGCATCCAGCTCTTCGGGACGCCGGAGCCGGTGAAGAACCTCCTGCTGGCCCCGGGGAAG gggaTGCTCTACGTGGGTTACTCTGGTGGCGTCCTCCAAGTCCCGTTGGCCAACTGCAGCCTGCACCGGAGCTGCGCCGAATGCGTGCTGGCGCGGGACCCGTACTGCGCCTGGCACAGCCTCGAGGGGTCCTGCCAGCCCACCCGCGCCGCCCAGGACAc GAGCGCGTGGCTGCAGGACGTCGAGGCAGGGAGCCCGGCCACCGTGTGCCACCGCGGGAGGAGCGTGGCCATGCCCCGAGCCTGGGGGGCACAGGAGGATCCCCCCGCAAAGA GGCTGACCCCCCCGCTGAACGCCGTGGTCCGTCTGCCGTGCCCCCACCGTTCCGCCCTGGCCACCTACCGCTGGCagcagccggg ggggggccggggggccaCGGCGCTGCTGCCGGACCACACGCTGGTGGTCATCGTGCAACGGGGCACCGCCGGCACCTACACGTGCCAGGCCACCGAGAACGGCTACACGTGGCCCGTGGCTCAGTACCACCTGCGGGACCCCAGCACCCCCGAGGAGGGTTtgccctgggggggctcagcccccagcccccagtaCTCTTACTGGCCCCAGTTTGTCACCGTCACCGTGCTGCTGGCCGTGACGctggcggccgccgccggcctGGCTCTCCTGGGCTACCATGACCAGCTGAAAGCCAGGAGCAAGGTGAGGGGGTGCAGcgcgccccgcagcccccccggccaGCGCCGCGAGAAGGTGCCCCTCAATGGGGGCACCCCGGAGCCCCCCACGCCCGGAGCCCCCaccgaggaggaggaggacgacgAAGGCTCCCGTGCTTGCTGCCTCCAGCTCGACGGGGACGTGGATGCTGATAACAACAGGGTCCGCGTGGCGGGGCGGGACACGGTGTGA